ACATCGAGGCGCCGTCGCAGCTGGTCGCCAAGGACCTCAACCTGTACTTCGGGCGGACCCACGCCGTGAAGAACCTCTCGCTGTCGATCCCGACCAACCGCATTACCGCGATCATCGGGCCGTCAGGGTGCGGCAAGTCCACGTTCCTGCGTTCGATGAACCGCATGCACGAGGTTGTGCCGGGCGCCCGGATGGAGGGACAAGTGCTGCTGGACGGCGAGGACATCTACGCGCCGTCGGTGGATCCGGTCGAGATCCGGCGGCGGATCGGCATGGTGTTCCAGCGGCCCAATCCCTTTCCGACGATGTCGATCTACGAGAACGCGGTCTGCGGGCTGCGTCTTAACGGCGTTCGCGACCGCCGCGTGCTCGACGAGGTCGCGGAGCGCAGTCTCCGGCATGCCGCGCTGTGGGGCGAGGTCAAGGACGTCCTCGGCCGGCCGGGAACCAGCCTCTCGGGCGGTCAGCAGCAGCGGCTGTGCATCGCCCGCGCGCTGGCGGTGCAGCCCGAGGTGCTGCTGATGGACGAGCCGGCGTCCGCGCTGGACCCGGTCTCGACGCTGAAGATCGAGGAGCTGGCGAAGACGCTGCGCGAGACCCTGACCATCGTCATCGTGACGCACAACATGCAGCAGGCCGCCCGGGTCTCCGACGGCACCGCCTTCATGCTGCACGGCGAGCTGATCGAGTACGGCCCCACGTCGGAGATGTTCACCCGGCCGCGCGAGAAGCAAACCGAGGACTACATCACCGGGCGCTTCGGTTAGATCGCGCGCGCCGAGCGATGCGCGGCGGTCGAGAGGAGCTGTTCTCCGGAAACGGGAAAACGTCCCCGACGGTCGCGGGGCCCGGGGGGGACGGCGCCATTCACACGCGCGAAACGTTTGACCGGGAACTGGCCGGTCTCCAGGACGACCTGCTCCGCATGGGTGCCCTTGTCGAAGAAGCGGTCCGCCGTTCCGTCGACGTCCTTCGTGCGCGCAGCACCCCGGGCGCAGAGGCAGTGATCGCCGCCGACAACGCCATCGACACGCTCCACCTCGAACTCGAAGAGCGCTGCCTCATGCTGATGGCCACCCAGCAGCCGATGGCCAAGGACCTCCGGACGATCGCCGCGATTTGGGCGATGACGATGGACCTCGAGCGCATCGGCGACCACGCGGAGGACATCGCGCGGGCCACGAAGCGGATGGCCGATCAGCCGCTCCTGAAGCCGCTGATCGACATTCCGCGGATGGCCGAGATGGTGCAGCGGATGCTGCGGACCGGGCTCGACGCGTTCGTGCAGCGCGACGTCAATTTGGCTCAGCGGATGGCCGCGGCGGACGATCAAGTCGACCATCTGTACGGCCAGGTCTTCCGCGAACTGCTCACCTACATGATCGAGGACCCGCACAACATCCAGCGCGCCACGCACCTGCTCTTCTCCGCGCAGGCGCTCGAGCGGATGGGCGACCACTGCACGAACATCGCCGAGCGCGTCATCTACATGGTCACGGGGACCCTGAAGGAATTGAACGTCTAGCCGGGCGCGGCGCGGCCCCCGGGATCCCTCCGGGGATTTTGCGGCGTTCGCGGCATCTTCGGCCGGGGGGAGCGGGAGGCGCAGGCCGTCCGCGGGAGGAAGCGGTTCGCGCCGCCGGGAACGTGCCTGTTGCCATGGCCGCTCCCGACTGTCGACGTCTCGCGGAAGCACACCAGGACGAACTCGTGGCCCTTGCCCGCGATCTCGTCCGCATCGACACCACGAACACCGGCCTGATGCCGACCGGCAACGAGACCGAAGCCGCGAGGCATCTCGGGCGCGTGCTGCGCGAGGCCGGGATCGACTCCGAGGTCGACGGCCGGGTTCCCGAGCGCGGCAACATCGTCGCGCGTCTCCCCGGCCGCAGCGGGAAGACCGCGCTGGTGCTGGCGTCCCACACAGACGTCGTGCCGTCCGGCGATCCTGAGCAGTGGACCCATCCACCGTTCGGCGGCGCCGTCGAGGACGGTCACCTGCTGGGACGCGGGGCCGCGGACATGAAGGGCACCGTCGCGGCCCAGGCGATGGCGCTCGTCCTCTTGAAGCGGTCCGGCGCCGCGCTCGCGCACGGCGTCAGCTTCGTGTGCGTGGCCGACGAAGAGGCCGGCGGATCGTACGGGATGGGATGGGTCGCGCGCGAGCGGCCGGACTGGATCCGCGGCGGCCTGTGCCTCGACGAGGGCGGCGGCTTCTTTATCCCCGTCGACGGCCGCGACTGGTGCGTGCTCGGCGTCGGCGAGAAGGGCCGCTTCGAGATCGGCGCCACCTTCCACGGGCGCGGCGCGCACGCCGCCCGGCCGTGGCAGGGCGACAACGCGTTCTACAAGGCCGCGGCGGCCCTCGAGCGCCTCCGGGTCTACGAGCCGGAGCGCGATACGAGCGGCCCGATCTTCAACGCGGTCAGCCGCCTCGTGGGACCCGTCGTGCCCTCGAACGTCGACGCCGTCATCGCGCGCCTCGGCACATCGAGTCCGCGCCTCGCCGATCACCTGCGTCAGGTCTCGCGTATGCTCGTCACGCCGACGCTGATCGCGGGGGGCGTGAAGTCCAACAGCGTCCCGGACGTCTGCCGGCTGACCTGCGACGTACGCGCGCTGCCTCACCAAGGGCCGTCGTACGTCCAAGCGCAGGCGCAGCGCCTGCTCGGCGAGGCGGACGTGCGCGTCGACCAGACCGCCGTCGCCAACACATCGCCGGCGGGCGAGCCGCTGCTCGCGACCCTGACGGACGTACTGCGGCGCAATCTCGGCCGCCCGGTCGAGGTGGTGGCCAGCCTCAGCGGCGGCTTTACCGACTCGCGGTTCGTTCGGGAGATCGGCGTCCCGGCATACGGCTTCTCGCCGGGACACCCCGACAGCGATCCGAGCCGCCACCACGCGCACGGGCCCAACGAAGCCGTCGCGATCCGCGACCTCGTGCTGCAGACCGCCGTGTATCTCGATCTCGCATACCGGTACGCCGGGGCCGCGTGAAGGGAGCCGATCGATGTTCACCGCCTTCGTGATGATTCAGGCGGAGCGGCGACGGATCCAGGACGTCGCCCGCCGGCTCGCCGAGATCCCCGGAGTGGAAGAGGTCTACTCGGTCACCGGTGAGTGGGACATCATCGCGATCCTCAAGCTGCACGACTACGAGGAGCTCGCGGATGCCGTCACGAGCCGGATGACGGACGTTCCCGGCATCGTCCGGACCAACACGCACCTGGCGTTCCGGGCGTTCCCGCAGTCGCTGCTGGAGCGGCCGTTCTCGCTCGGCCTGGAGGAGAAGCCGGAATGAGCGCGGTTGCCTCGCCTCCCGACCTCAGCGCCGCCCAGCTGATCGACATGCTGCGGATGATGTTGCGCATTCGCCAGTTCGAGCAGCGGGCGCTCGACCTGTACCGCGAGGGCGTCATGCGCGGCACGACGCACCCCTACATCGGAATGGAGGCCGTCGCCGTCGGCACGTGCGCGGCGCTGCGGCCGTCAGACCGCATCACGAGTACGCACCGCGGCCACGGCCACTGCCTCGCAAAGGGCGGGGATCCGCGGCTCATGATGGCGGAACTGTTGGGGCGCGCGGCGGGTTACTGCAAGGGGAAGGGTGGCTCGATGCACATCGCGGACGTCGCAGCCGGCATTCTCGGTGCCAACGGCATCGTCGGCGGCGGCATGGGTCTCGCGACGGGGGCGGCGCTCGCGACAAAGCTGGCGGGCCGCGACGACGTCGCGGTCTGCTTTTTCGGCGACGGCGCGCTCAACCAGGGTATCTTCCACGAGGCCGCCAACATGGCGGCGATCTGGCGGCTGCCGGTCGTCTATGTCTGCGAGAACAACCAGTACGCGATGTCCGCGCGCGCGGACCGCTTCACGTCGGTGCCGGATCCCTCCGTGCGCGCGGGCGCCTACGGCTTCCCGGGGTTGTCATGCGACGGCATGGACGCGCTGGCCGTCTACCAGACCGTGGGCGGCGCGGTGGCGCGGGCGCGGGCCGGCGGCGGGCCGTCGATGGTGGTCTGCGTGACCTACCGGTACCTCGGCCACCACGTCGGCGATCCGCTCAACTACCGCGACAAGGCCGAGGTCGAGGCCTGGCGTACCAAGGATCCGATCGAGCGGCTGAGCGCGGCGCTGATTGCGCGGCGGATTCTCTCGGCGGCCGACGTCGACGCGGTGCGGGCGGAGGTCGAGCGGGAGATCGACGACGCGGTCGTCTTCGCGAAGGCGAGCCCGGAGCCGGATCCGAGCACGCTCGCCGAGGACGTGTACGCATGAGCGCGGTCGAGACGCACGCGGGGACGCGGGTCCTGACCTACGCCGAGGCGCTCAACGAGGCGCTGCGCGAGGAGATGCGGCGCGACGCCCGCGTGTTCGTGATGGGCGAGGACGTGGCGGTGTGGGGCGGCGGCGGCGTCTTCGGCGTGACGCGGGGTCTGGTCGAGGAGTTTGGCGCGGACCGCGTCCGCGACACGCCGATTTCGGAAGAGGCCATCGCGGCGCTCGCGGTCGGCGCGGCGATGGCCGGGGCGCGGCCGGTGGTGGAGTTCATGTACGCGGACTTCATGACGCTCGCGATGGAGCCGGTCGTCAACCAGGCGGCCAAGATCCGCTACATGTTCGGCGGCAAGGCACGCGTGCCGGCCGTCTTCCGCGCCCAGGAGGGCGCGGGCCGCGGCAACGCGGCGCAGCACTCCCAGTCTCTGGAAGCCTGGTTCTGCCACATTCCCGGCCTCAAGGTTGTGACCCCCAGCACGCCGGCCGACGCGAAGGGCCTCCTGATCTCGGCGATCCGCGACGACAATCCGGTCGTGTTCCTCGAGCACAAGATGCTGTACAACACGAAGGGTCCGGTCCCGGCCGGCGAGCACACCGTGCCGCTCGGCGTGGCGGACCGCAAGCGCGAAGGCCGGCACGTCACCGTCGTGGGAGTGCATACGATGGTGTTCAAGGCCCTGCAGGCCGCGGAGCAGCTCGCCGGCGAGGGCATCGAGCTCGAGGTGATCGATCCGCGGACGCTCGTCCCGCTCGACATCGATACGATCGTCGAGTCCGTTCAAAAAACGGGCCGGCTCATCGTTACGCACGAAGCGTACGAGCGGGGCGGCATCGGCGGCGAGATCGTGGCGCAGGTCGTTGCCCGGGCGTTCGACGCGCTCGACGCGCCGCCGGTGCGCCTCTGCGCCGCGAACGTCCCGGTGCCCTACAGCGGAGTCTTGGAAGCGGCCGCGCTTCCCCAGGTGGACGGCATTGTCGCCGCGGCGCGCGCGCTGATGGCCTGATCGTCTGATGGCGACGCAGGTCGTGCTTCCGAAACTCGGCCTGACCCAGGAAGAAGGCACGGTCGTCCGCTGGGTCAAGACCGAGGGCAGCCGGGTCGCCAAGGGCGAGCCGCTCTTCGAAGTCCTGACGGACAAGGCGACGATCGAGGTCGAAGCCCCGGCCTCCGGGATCCTGCTGCAGATCCTGGTCCCGGAAGGGACGACTGCTCCGGTGGCGACGCCGATCGCCGTGATCGGCGAGCCCGGCGAGCGTATCGCGGCTGCGGCGCGGCCTGCGCCGGCGGAATCCGGCGCGGCGCCTGTTCGCGCCCTGCCGGCCGCTCAGGCGGCTCCCGCCGGTGTCGCCGCCGGCGGTGTTCCCGTGCGGGACGGACGAGTCCGGGTGTCTCCCCGGGCGCGGGCGCTCGCCGAGTCGCATGGGATCGATCTGCGCGCGCTCCGGGGAAGCGGGCCCGACGGCCGCATCGTCGAGCGCGACGTGCAGCGGGCGATCGACGGCGCGCAGCGCGGCGCGGCGCCCCCGGCCCGGACGATTTCGGCGGTGACCGCGACGCCGGCGGGGCCGCCCGTTCCGTCCGTGGTCTCCGCGCGCCTCCGGACCATCATCGCGCGGCGGATGACGGAGAGCCTGCGCGAGGCGGCGCAGCTGACGCTGACGACCGAGGCCGACATGGCGGACGCGACCCGCCTGCGCGACGAGGTGGGCGCGGAACTCGAGCGGCGCGGCGGCGTGCGGCCAACGTACACGGACCTGGTCGTGCGGGCCGCGGCGATTGCGCTGCGCGATCATCCACGACTGAACGCCCGGTGGACCGGCGACGGCGTGCGCCTCCAGGCCGATATTCATATCGGCGTGGCCGTCGCGCTCGACGAAGGACTCGTCGTGCCGGTGGTCCGCCACGCCGACCGTGCGACGCTCGCTCAGATCTCGACCGCGGTGCGCGACCTGTCGGCGCGCGCGCGGACGTCCCGCCTCAAGCCGCCGGAGATGGAGGGCGGCACGTTCACGGTCACCAACCTCGGCATGTACGATGTCGATGCGTTCACACCGATCCTCAACCCGCCCGAGGCCGCGATTCTTGGCGTGGGCCGCGTGCACAGGCGCCCGGCCGCCGTGGCAGACCGGGTGGAGGTCCGGCCGGTAATGGTGCTGTCGCTGACGTTCGACCACCGCGTCGTGGACGGCGCGCCGTCGGCGCAGTTCCTGCAGCGGGTCAAGCAGATGCTCGAGCACCCGTACCTGCTCCTGCTTCCGTAGCGCAGCGCACCGTGCGGGCGCCGCGCCGGCGCCTCGCTACGCAGCCGTTTTTTCCGGAGGGACGCGATGGAACTACCTCTGACCCCGCTCGAGTTCGCGCGCCGGGCGCGCGCGTTATACGGGACGCGCGAGGCCGTAGTCGACGGCGACCGGCGGCTGACCTACGAGGAGTTCTTCAGCCGGTGCGACCGCTGGTCGAGCCGCCTGCAGGCGTTCGGGGTGCGGCCCGGCGACCGCGTCGCCTATATCGCGCCCAACACCCCGGAGCTGCTGGAGGCCTTTTACGCGGTGCCGCAGATCGGCGCGGTGGTGGTGCCGATCAACTACCGGCTCGCGGCGGACGATTTCGAATACATCATCAACCACAGCGGCGCGCGGATCGTCTGCGCCGCGGCGGAGCATCTCGCGGCGGTCGACGGGATCCGGGCCCGGCTCGAGAACGTGAGGCAGTTCGTGGCGCTTGACGGTCCCGCCGACGGGTGGCTGGACTACGACGGCCTCGTGGCCCAGTCGGACGCCGAGTTCACGCGGCCGGAGATCGCGGAGGGCGATCTCATCAGCATCAACTATACGAGCGGGACGACCGCCCGGCCGAAGGGCGTCATGATGACGCACCGCAATACCTACATGAACGTCGTGGGGACGCTCGCGCACGTCCACATGACGCCCGCAGAGCGCTACCTGTGGACGCTCCCGATGTTCCACTGCAACGGCTGGACGTTTGTCTGGATCGTCACGGCGGTCGGCGGCGCGCACTTGTGTCTCCGGCGCGTGGAGCCCGACCAGGTTTTCGCGCTCTGCCGCGCCGAGCGCGCGACGATGATGTGCGCGGCGCCGACGGTGCTGATCCGGCTCGCGAACGCGCCGGAAGATCTGCGCCGCGGCATCCCCGAGGGCATCCGGGTGGTGACCGCGGGGGCGCCGCCGGCGGCGGCCACGATCGGGCGCATCGAGGGCGACCTCGGGTGGGAGATCATCCACGTCTACGGCCTCACCGAAACGTCGCCGTTCATCACGATCAGCGAGCCGCGTCCGGAGCACGCCGCGCTGTCCCCGGAGGCGCGCGCGGCCGTGAAGGCGCGGCAGGGCGTGGAGTTGTTCTCGTCGGGCGAGTTGCGGGTAGTGGATCCGGACGCCCGCGAAGTCCCGCGGGACGGCCGCACGGTGGGGGAGATCGTCGTGCGCGGCAACGTGGTGATGAAGGGCTACTTCAACGATCCGGAGGCGACGGCCAAGGCGTTCGCCGGCGGCTGGTTCCACACCGGCGACGCGGCGGTCGTGCATCCCGACGGCTACGTGGAGATCCGCGACCGCATCAAGGACATCATCATCAGCGGCGGCGAGAACATCTCGTCCGTCGAGGTCGAGGCGGCGCTGCTCCGCCATCCGGCGGTCCAGGAAGCCGCCGTTGTGGGTCTGCGAGATGAGCAGTGGGGTGAGGCGCCGCACGCGTTCGTGGTGCTGAAGGCGGGACAGACCGCGTCCGAGGCGGACCTGCGAGAGTTCGCCCGCGGGGCGCTTGCGCACTTCAAAGTACCGCGAGCGTTCCACTTCGTCGAAGACCTGCCGAGAACGGCGACAGGCAAGATTCAGAAGTACGCGCTGCGAGGCTCCAAAGCCGCGATCGCGCGGCAGTAGTCGCCGGCGCGGTTACCTAAGACAGCACAGCGGCCGGGGCATTCGGCCCCGGCCGCCGTGGACGAGTGTCGCGTCTTGTCGTCGTGCTTACGAGCCGCTGCCGTCGGCGGGCGGCGCCTGGACCTGGGGCGGCGGTGGCGTGTAGACATTGTTGTTGCACGCAAACGCGGCCGTCGCCGCAATCGCGACCGCGGCCACCGCGATCAACGCGGTGAACAGTCTCAACATGACGGGCCTCCTTCCGCGACCTCCCTGAGGGGGGGAAAGTCTGGGGATTCTCGCGACGCCGTTCTTCGTGTTACGGGGAAGTCCTGCTCGCCGGCCGGCCCCAGGGTGGTCGTGCCCTGAGATGTTACAATGAGGGCCCAATGCGGTTTCGGCCGGAAGTCGACTATTACGAGATCCTTCAGGTCCACCCTCGTGCCTCGGCGGAGATGGTCAAGAAGGCCTACCGCACGCTCATGGGCGAGATGGGCGGGCACCCGGACCTCGGCGGGGACGAAGAGCGCGCGAAAGCGATCAACGAGGCCTACTCGGTCCTCGGCGACCCGGACCTCCGGCGCGCCTACGACCAAGCCCGTGCCCGGACGGCGCCGAGAGGGTACGATGGAGGATTCGGAGCCGGAACCCCGGGCCGGCCCACCTGGCAGGGCCCGGCCGCCGCGGGACGAGGCCCGGGCGGCGAACTCGAGCACTGGGCCGTGTTCGTGACCAAGGTGATGTACTCGGCCATCGTGGTCGTCGCGGGCATGATGATCGCCCGCATCGTCAAGAGTCCGACGATCGATCTCGCCGATATGGTGGCGACACTGGCCGTCCTCTTCCGGATCTGGCAGCAGACCGGCGGCGCCCGCTAGGGCGCACGTTTGTAAGAGGTCGGCGCGGCAACGCGGCGAAAGACCGCAATCTCATATCAAGATCACTTGTGAGGAGGAATCGGCCGATGCTTCTCGTGTTCATGCTGCTTGCCGGGCTGATTCTCGCGATGACCGGGCATTTGATCCTGCGGTAGATCGCGTCCGGTTCGCAAGGCGAATGCGACGCGCCTTGTGCGTGGTGTCTAGAGCACCGGCACCGCCGCGCGCCATGAGGTCGCCGTTTCATACGCCGCGGCGAGCCGTAGAACGGTCACTTCATCGAACGGCCGGCCGCCAAGCTGCAGCCCGAGCGGCAGCCCCGCGTTGGTGAATCCACACGGCACCGTGACGCTCGGGAAGCCAAGGAAGCTGAACGGCCGGTTGTAGACCGGCGATCCGGTGCTGGCAAGGCCCGCCGGCGCGGGCCCCGGCGCCGATGGCGTGGCGAGCACGTCCACCGTCTGCAGCAGGCCGCGCATCTCTTCGATCAGCAGCGTCCGGATCTGCTGCGCGCGCAGGTAGGCGGGCGCCGGGACGTGGAAGCCCGTTTCGATGATCGCACGGAGCCTGTGTCCGTAGTCGTCAGGGCGCGCGCGGTAAGTGTCGGCGTGGACGGCCGCGGCCTCGGTGTTGTGGATGATCTCGTGGGCGTCCATCGCCGCCTCGAACAGGTCCGGCAGCCGGACGTTCTCCACGCGGCAGCCGACGTCGCCGAGCACCCGCAGCGCCTCGCGGTACGCGGTCGCGCCCTCCGGGTCGAGGTTCTCGTTGAAGTAGCGGTCCGGCACACCGACCCGCAGTCCCCGGACGGCCGCGTCGCTCGCGCGCGCGTCGTCGAGCTCATCCGCGGCGCGGGCCGCGGACGGCGCGGCGACTGTGCTGGGGTCGTTCGGATCCGGCCCGGCGATCGCGTCGAACAGCATCGCGACGTCGTGAACGGTGCGGGCCATCGGGCCCGGGTGGTCGAGCGTCCACGCGAGCGGATGCACGCCGTAGCGGCTTACGCGGCCGAACGTCGGCTTGAGCCCAACGACACCGCAGAACGCGGACGGCCGGCAGATCGATCCGGACGTTTGGCTGCCGAGCGCGCCCTGGCACATCCGCGCCGCGAGCGCGGCGGCCGAGCCGCTGCTCGACCCGCCCGGCGTGTTCCCGAGCGCCCACGGGTTGCGGGCGGGCGATGGATCGAAGGACGCGAATTCCGTCGTGTGCGTCTTACCCACGATGACGGCGCCGGCGCGCCGCAGGCGGGCGACGGCCGTCGCATCGTACGCGGGCGTAAACCCCGCCATGATCTTCGAGCCGCACGACGTCTCCACGCCCTCGGTATAGAAGATGTCCTTGACGCCGATCGGAATGCCGCGCAGCGCGCCGCCGGTCGCCTTGCGGGCCGCGGCGCGCGCGTCGTCGGCGCGGACGCGCGCCCACGCGTGGACGCGCGGATCCACGCGTTCGATGCGGTCGAGCGTTGCGTCGAGCAGTTCGCCCGGCGAGAGGCGTCCCGCCGCGATCGCGGCGGCGGCCTCGCTGAGGGAGAGCTCCCAGGGCAGGCTCATCCGGACGGGGTTACGGACGCGGGGCGGGGCCGGCTAGGCGTCGCCGCGGTAGAGCCGCGGCGCTCCGGCCGGCTCCGTCTCGCGCGGCACCGGTGTCGCGCCGACGCGCTCGATGCGCTGTTTGGTAACGGTCCACTCCTCTTCGAACCGCTCTCCGTGATCGGGCAGTCGCAGCAGCGCGTGGATGCCGCCCGGCTTGGACGGGTGGTCCCGATGCGACGAACCCTCGTGATGCATACAAGGGGGTTGGCGCGGAGGGCGGAAACCTCCTTCCCGTGACCCAAGCAGCCCCGCGCGATGCGGAGCGCCCTCTCGTGCTCGCGCTCGACCTCGGCAGCGGATCGCTTCGGGCGATCGTATACGACCGCCTCGGTCGCGAGGTGGCCGGTACAGAAGGGCGGGCGCCGACCGTATGGCGGCACACACCGGACGGCGGCGTCGAGGCCGATGCCGACGCGCTCGTCGCCGGCGCCTGCGCGGCGATCGACCGGGCGATGGCCGGCGCGGGCCCCACCGCCGCGGAGATCCGGGCGGTGGGAATTTCCACGTTTTGGCACAGCGTGCTCGGCGTAGACGGCCACGGCCGTCCTGTGACGCCGCTGTATTCGTGGGCGGACGGGCGCAGCCGCGCCGCCGTCCGCGTCCTCCGCGCGCGCCTCGACGAGGAGACGGTGCGGCGGCGCACCGGATGCGTCTTCCACACGAGTTACCTGCCGGCGCGCCTGCTGTGGCTGCGGACGGAGCGGCCGGGCGCCTTCGCCTCGGCGCGCACGTGGCTCGGCATCGGAGAATACCTGACGCTGCGTCTGTTCGGACGCGCCGCGTGCAGCATCTCGATGGCGTCCGGAACCGGCATGCTCGACCTCCGGCGCTGCGACTGGGACGGTGAGGTCCTCGCGGCGCTGGGACTTTCCCCCGAACGGCTCTCGCCGCTCGTGGATCTCGATGCGCCGTTTGCCGGACTTAGCGCCGAGTATGCGACGCGCTGGCCGGCGCTCGCCCGGATTCCCTGGCTGCCCGCGGCGGGGGACGGCGCGCTCAGCAACATCGGGACCGGCTGCTCCGAGCGCGGGCGGGCGGCGCTGAGCCTCGGCACGTCCGGGGCGCTCCGCGTGATGTGGCCGGGCGACGTGCCTGAGGTGCCGCGGGCGCTGTGGGTGTACCGCGCCGACCGGCGACGCGTGCTGACCGGCGGGGCCGTGACCAACGGCGGCAGCGTCTACCGGTGGATGCTCGACACGCTCGCGCTCGGCGATCCGTCCGGCATCGAATCCGCGCTGCTCGAGCGCGCGCCGGACGCGCACGGCCTTACGGTCCTGCCGTTTTTCTCGGGCGAGCGCAGTCCGGATTGGCCGGTCTCGTCGTGCGGCGCGGTGTTCGGCCTCACCGCATCGACGCGGCCGCTCGATCTGTTGCAGGCCGGACTCGAGGCGGTGGCCTACCGGCTCGCGACCGTCTGGGACGCGCTGGGCGCGGCGGCGCCGGACATCCGGGAGATCGTGGCGAGCGGCGGCGCGCTGGCCCACCTGCCGGCGTGGCTGCGAATCTTCGCGGATGTGTTCGCGCACGACATCGTGCGATCCGCGGAAGACGAGGGCAGCAGCCGGGGCGCCGCGCTGCTCGCGCTCGAGGCGCTCGGCGCGGCGCGGATTGAGGAGATGCCGGTCCCCCGTGCCGCCACGGTCCGTGCGGACGCGGCGCGCCACGCCGTCTACCAAGACGCGCGCGCGCGCCACGCCCGCGTCGAACGGTCGCTCGAGACGCGGCGCGCCGAGGGGACGGCGTAACGGCACCGCGTCGGGCCAGGCAGGACTTCCAACCTCCGGCTGAAACCCCGGCAGCGCGTCGGCTCGTGGCGGAGGGCGCCCGAGGGGGGATTCACGCCGTGACAGCCGGCGCTCTGCAATCGTAGAATAGGCGTTGACGGCCGCGAGTCCCGGCAATCATGGAACAATAACAGTGACGCGCAGCCTGTACCGCGGGTACCGCGTGCGCCACAACGGCCTCCGGGAGTAGAGTATGCCGACCGGCACGCAGACCATCGATCAACTCTGCATCAACACGATCCGGACCCTGTCGATCGACGCGGTCCAGAAGGCCAATTCCGGCCACCCGGGTGCGCCGATGGACGCAGCGCCGATGGCCTACCTGCTGTGGACCCGGCACATGCGCTACAGTCCGAAGGATCCGGACTGGCCCGACCGCGACCGGTTCGTGCTGTCGGCCGGTCACGCCAGCATGCTGCTGTACAGCATGCTGCATCTGACCGGATACGACCTGACGCTCGACGACATCAAGCAGTTCCGCCAGTGGGGCAGCCGCACGCCCGGTCACCCCGAGCGCCGCTGCGCGCCCGGCGTCGAGGTGAGCACCGGACCGCTCGGCCAGGGGTTCGGGAACGCGGTGGGGATGGCCATCGCGGAGCGCTGGCTCGCGGCGCGGTTCAACCGGCCCGGGCATGCGATCGTCGACCACCGGACGTACGTGATCGCGAGCGACGGAGATTTAATGGAAGGCGTGGCCGCGGAGGCGGCGTCGCTCGCCGGGCACCTCCGGCTTGGACGCCTGATCGTGCTCTACGATGCCAACCAGGTGAGTCTGTCGGGGACGACGTCCGTCACGTTTGACGAAGACGTCGGCCGCCGGTTCGAGGCATACAACTGGCACGTCCAGCACGTCGACGACGGCAACGATCTGGAGGCCCTCGAGCGCGCGATCGCGGCGGCCGCGGCGGAGGAGTCCAAGCCGTCGCTCATCGCGGTGCGCACCCACCTTGGCTTCGGCAGCCCGCACAAGCAAGATTCGTTCGAGGCGCACGGCAACCCGCTCGGCGAGGACGAGGTCAAGGCGACGAAGCGCGCCTACGGTTGGCCGGAGGACAAGACATTCTACATTCCGGCCGACGCGCTCGAGGTGTTCAGGCGCGCGGTGCCGCGCGGCGAGGGGCTTGCCGCGGAGTGGCGGAGGCGGATGGACGCGTACCGCCGCGCGTTTCCGGACCTGGCCCGCGAGTTCGACCAGGCGCTTGCGGGCCGGCTGCCGGACGGCTGGGAGTCCAAACTTCCGTCCTTCGGCGCGGCGGAGAAGCCGATGGCGACCCGCGACGCGTCGGGCAAA
The nucleotide sequence above comes from bacterium. Encoded proteins:
- the tkt gene encoding transketolase, which encodes MPTGTQTIDQLCINTIRTLSIDAVQKANSGHPGAPMDAAPMAYLLWTRHMRYSPKDPDWPDRDRFVLSAGHASMLLYSMLHLTGYDLTLDDIKQFRQWGSRTPGHPERRCAPGVEVSTGPLGQGFGNAVGMAIAERWLAARFNRPGHAIVDHRTYVIASDGDLMEGVAAEAASLAGHLRLGRLIVLYDANQVSLSGTTSVTFDEDVGRRFEAYNWHVQHVDDGNDLEALERAIAAAAAEESKPSLIAVRTHLGFGSPHKQDSFEAHGNPLGEDEVKATKRAYGWPEDKTFYIPADALEVFRRAVPRGEGLAAEWRRRMDAYRRAFPDLAREFDQALAGRLPDGWESKLPSFGAAEKPMATRDASGKVMNALAPLVTNLVGGSADLDPSTMTQLKGEGDFESPDAPHDGVQGASGGPWSYAGRNVHFGVREHAMGAALNGMAAHGGVRPYGATFLVFSDYMRPSVRLAALSDLDAIYVWTHDSVGLGEDGPTHQPIEHLASLRAIPNLVVLRPADANETVEAWRAALRRTGGPTAIVCSRQKLPVLDRGTLAPAAGAARGAYVLADAAGKDGGRKPELILIATGSEVPLALEAHQRLAADGVHCRVVSMPSWELFEAQPKEYRDQVLPPDVRARVSVEAAATFGWDRWVGAEGTIIGIDRFGASAPGPTVLKEFGFTVEHVVAAGRASLERTRTAETGRALR